From a region of the Desulfuromonas sp. KJ2020 genome:
- a CDS encoding phosphoenolpyruvate carboxylase: MPSEENFWYPGDQMERLVELTSRQEESKDIPLRRDVRSLGKMLGTVIREQAGLDLYNTEEELRQLAIRHREQLDKAGAGALEDPVESELMEQALALVRNLSVAQSHTIIKAFATFFELTNLAETNHRKRRRRAERLQAGAPDKAGSLRGTLLRLQKKGLDLDAVLERLTRIEIIPVFTAHPTEVARRVVRFKRRRIGQQLEQLDRLPLGEADVRQGQQEILSDITALWQSDEVRRRKPTVSDEIRMGFDHYLNALLPPTHDLYVDMAAALQEVYGRPVEAHDLPTVLRYGSWIGGDRDGNPFVTPESTLEALGQARALILGHYLEAVSLLQELLTPSTCRVPVSRDLTQRLEAYRQAYPAFEQSLSDGFPCESYRQLLGFVLYRLQGALRQPQTDEAYDVAADFAEDLKLVRESLIEHGGGRLARQWLDPLLRKVDTFGFHLHTLDIRQHARVHSQALHELAAGSQGCTESPEDFPTPPSRQTEELLKALRAIADQKKRGIAQAIRSYVISGASGVADIRALVWLCELAGITVKGDKTARDPGLMPVPLFESIEDLRNAPAICRSLWNAADYQPYLDSWGRWQEIMLGYSDSNKDGGMITSTWEIFKAHRALHRVAEECQVKLRLFHGRGGTVGRGGGPTHRAIVAQPPGAFTGTFKLTEQGEVINFKYSDPQLALRNQELMVAASLEALCPSLLDCPDIPGRWEEAMEEISGYAFARYRDKIAENPDILPYFEQGTPVLEFELAKIGSRPSRRKDSQSLDDLRAIPWGFGWMQSRHVIPGWFGVGYAFERFMGEDEKKETLVREMMEEFPFFSDMMRNIELALTKVDLPLARLYAGLVKDNGVRQRVFDLFVDEFRRTRQVLLAITGQTRLLEKNQPLARSLQLRKPYVDPLSLIQIELLRRKRAQEENDELNYALAATINGIAAGLRNTG, from the coding sequence ATGCCCAGCGAGGAAAACTTCTGGTATCCCGGCGACCAGATGGAACGCCTGGTCGAATTGACCAGCCGCCAGGAAGAGAGCAAGGACATCCCCCTGCGCCGGGATGTGCGCTCTCTCGGCAAGATGCTCGGCACCGTCATCCGCGAGCAGGCGGGTCTCGACCTCTACAACACGGAGGAAGAACTGCGCCAGCTGGCCATCCGTCACCGTGAGCAACTGGACAAGGCGGGAGCGGGCGCCCTGGAAGACCCGGTGGAGAGCGAGCTGATGGAGCAGGCCCTGGCCCTGGTGCGAAATCTCTCCGTGGCCCAGTCCCACACCATCATCAAGGCCTTCGCCACCTTTTTTGAACTGACCAACCTGGCCGAGACCAACCACCGCAAGCGGCGCCGGCGGGCCGAACGGCTGCAGGCGGGCGCTCCGGACAAGGCGGGTTCGCTGCGCGGAACCCTGCTGCGGCTGCAGAAAAAAGGACTGGACCTCGACGCCGTCCTCGAACGGCTGACCCGCATCGAGATTATCCCGGTCTTCACCGCCCATCCGACGGAAGTCGCCCGCCGAGTGGTCCGTTTCAAACGCCGCCGCATCGGCCAGCAGCTCGAACAGCTGGACCGCCTTCCCCTCGGCGAAGCTGACGTCCGGCAAGGGCAGCAGGAGATACTCTCCGACATCACCGCCCTGTGGCAGAGTGACGAGGTTCGCCGCCGCAAGCCGACGGTAAGCGACGAGATCCGCATGGGTTTCGACCACTACCTCAATGCCCTGCTCCCTCCCACCCATGACCTGTACGTGGACATGGCCGCCGCCCTGCAGGAGGTTTACGGGCGGCCGGTCGAAGCGCACGACCTGCCGACGGTGCTCCGTTACGGTTCGTGGATCGGCGGCGATCGGGATGGCAACCCCTTCGTCACGCCGGAATCGACCCTGGAGGCGCTGGGTCAGGCCCGCGCTCTCATTCTGGGCCATTACCTCGAAGCCGTCAGCCTGCTGCAGGAGTTGCTCACCCCCTCTACCTGCCGGGTTCCGGTCTCCCGCGACCTTACCCAACGCCTGGAGGCCTACCGGCAGGCTTATCCCGCCTTTGAACAGAGCCTGTCCGACGGCTTTCCCTGCGAGAGCTACCGGCAGCTGCTTGGCTTCGTCCTCTACCGCCTGCAGGGGGCGCTGCGTCAGCCCCAAACCGACGAAGCCTACGATGTCGCCGCCGATTTCGCCGAAGACCTGAAACTGGTGCGCGAGAGCCTGATAGAGCATGGCGGCGGCCGCCTGGCTCGACAATGGCTCGACCCGTTGCTGCGCAAGGTCGACACCTTCGGTTTTCACCTGCACACCCTCGACATTCGCCAGCATGCCCGGGTCCACAGCCAGGCTCTGCACGAACTGGCCGCCGGCAGTCAGGGCTGCACCGAGTCCCCCGAGGATTTTCCGACACCCCCCTCGCGCCAGACGGAAGAGCTGCTCAAAGCCCTGCGCGCCATCGCCGACCAGAAAAAACGCGGCATCGCCCAGGCCATCCGCAGCTACGTCATCAGCGGGGCCAGTGGCGTGGCGGACATCCGCGCCCTGGTGTGGTTATGCGAACTGGCGGGCATCACTGTCAAAGGAGATAAAACGGCACGAGACCCCGGCCTGATGCCCGTCCCGCTGTTCGAATCCATTGAGGACCTGCGCAACGCCCCCGCCATCTGCCGCAGCCTGTGGAACGCGGCGGACTACCAGCCCTATCTCGATTCCTGGGGGCGCTGGCAGGAGATCATGCTCGGCTATTCGGACTCCAACAAGGACGGCGGCATGATCACCAGCACCTGGGAAATCTTCAAGGCCCATCGCGCCCTGCATCGGGTCGCCGAGGAATGCCAGGTGAAACTGCGCCTTTTTCACGGCCGCGGTGGCACCGTGGGGCGCGGCGGCGGGCCCACCCACCGGGCCATCGTCGCCCAGCCGCCGGGGGCCTTCACCGGCACCTTCAAGCTGACGGAACAGGGCGAAGTGATCAACTTCAAGTACTCCGACCCCCAGCTCGCCCTGCGCAACCAGGAACTGATGGTCGCCGCCTCGCTCGAGGCCCTCTGCCCTTCGCTGCTGGATTGCCCAGATATCCCCGGCCGTTGGGAAGAAGCCATGGAGGAGATCTCCGGCTACGCCTTTGCCCGCTATCGGGACAAGATCGCCGAGAACCCCGACATCCTTCCCTATTTCGAGCAGGGCACGCCCGTCCTCGAATTCGAACTGGCCAAGATCGGCTCGCGGCCATCGCGACGCAAAGATAGTCAGAGCCTCGACGACCTGCGCGCCATCCCCTGGGGATTCGGCTGGATGCAGAGCCGTCACGTTATTCCCGGCTGGTTTGGCGTCGGTTATGCGTTCGAACGTTTTATGGGAGAAGACGAGAAGAAAGAGACCCTGGTGCGGGAGATGATGGAAGAATTTCCGTTTTTTTCCGACATGATGCGCAATATCGAACTGGCCCTGACCAAGGTCGATCTCCCCCTGGCCCGCCTCTACGCCGGGCTGGTGAAGGACAACGGGGTGCGGCAGCGCGTCTTCGACCTCTTTGTCGACGAGTTCCGCCGTACCCGCCAGGTGCTGCTGGCCATTACCGGACAGACGCGGCTGCTGGAA